AAGATTGGCACCTGCGAAACCGAAATTGGCCCATTCTCGACCAGCGGCAGATGTGGCGTCCAAGTAATCGCTTTGCACGAATACAGCGTAGTACTGCATCTCACCATTGATGACGGCTTCAGTGTTCTCGAAAATATCGGTCACTTGCCCGCTCGCATTAACGGTTCGGGCGCCTGCGACGTCATCATAAACGCCATCAGGGCCGTCAAAGGGCAAGTTGTTGATGATCAACTGATCATTGGTGGCATCATATTCGACAGAGTTCATCGTTAGGTTGCGTGTCGGATCATACGCGAACTGGCTGTTAACATCGGTGTTGGGATCGTTCGCGTCGATCAGCTCGGTCTCACCGTCCGGTGATGTCACTTCGACCATAAACGGGTTCGTACCATCACACCCGGCCAGTACTGAAGTAACGGCGATGGCGGTAAAAGTTTTCATCATGACGGCTCGTCCTCGGGTGTGATCTGCGCTGTTTGCACGTTGTGCGTATAGTCGGAAATTGCAAACGCCAAGTCAACGCATGCTAAACGCGAAAAACCACCTTATATGGCGGTTTTCGGCACAGTTCCACGCATATATAGTGTAAGTAACCCGTTCCAGCAGAATCACTGCCTCCGTACACAAAGGACAGACACATGCCCGTGACCCCAGAACAACAGGCCGAAATCGACGAACTCCGCGCACAGACGCAGCCGACATTGCGCGCGGTCTCACCTGGTATGGAGAAGCACCTTTATAAGGCGCACGATGTTTTGGACCACGGTTTTGTACGGGTTATCGATTATATGGGCGACGACGAGGCGATCTGTCAGGCCGCCCGCGTGTCCTACGGCAAGGGCACCAAGTCGGTTCAAAACGACGAAGGCCTGATCCGCTATCTGATGCGCCACTGGCATTCCACCCCGTTTGAGATGTGCGAGATCAAGCTGCACGTGAAGCTGCCCGTCTTCGTGGCCCGCCAATGGATTCGCCACCGCACGGCCAACGTCAACGAATATTCCGCCCGCTATTCCATTCTTGATCGCGAATTCTACATTCCCCGCGTCGAAGACCTTGCCGCGCAATCCGTCATCAACAACCAAGGTCGCGGCGAAACCCTGACAGGTGAGGAAGCCGAGCGGGTGTTGCGCTACCTTAAGGACGATTCAAACCGCGCCTACGACCACTACGAGGACATGATTTCCGAGGAAGACGGCAAGCAGGGCCTCGCCCGCGAATTGGCCCGCATGAACCTTCCGGCGAACATCTACACCCAGTGGTACTGGAAAGTGGACCTGCACAACCTGTTCCACTTCCTGCGCCTGCGCGCGGACAGCCACGCCCAAATGGAAATCCGCGTCTATGCGGATGCGATCTGCGAGATCGTGAAAGACTGGGTGCCTGCCGCCTACGGCGCGTTCGAGGACTACCGTTTGGGTGGCGCAACCCTGTCCGGCAAAGCGGTTGAGTGCATCCGCAAGATGGTCGCAGGCGAAGAGGTCACGCAGGAAACGTCTGGGATGAGCAAGGGCGAGTGGCGTGAGTTTATGGGGGTTGTTGAGGGTTGAAAATTCTCCAAGGTGGAACGCTTGCGCTGGGCCTAACACTTGGTGTTTGTTTTACGATCTTAGCTT
This Octadecabacter temperatus DNA region includes the following protein-coding sequences:
- the thyX gene encoding FAD-dependent thymidylate synthase, with translation MPVTPEQQAEIDELRAQTQPTLRAVSPGMEKHLYKAHDVLDHGFVRVIDYMGDDEAICQAARVSYGKGTKSVQNDEGLIRYLMRHWHSTPFEMCEIKLHVKLPVFVARQWIRHRTANVNEYSARYSILDREFYIPRVEDLAAQSVINNQGRGETLTGEEAERVLRYLKDDSNRAYDHYEDMISEEDGKQGLARELARMNLPANIYTQWYWKVDLHNLFHFLRLRADSHAQMEIRVYADAICEIVKDWVPAAYGAFEDYRLGGATLSGKAVECIRKMVAGEEVTQETSGMSKGEWREFMGVVEG